A genome region from uncultured Methanobrevibacter sp. includes the following:
- the thiI gene encoding tRNA uracil 4-sulfurtransferase ThiI has product MNHDLIIARYGEIGLKSPKIRSRFERKLVKNIKATFECDVDRNQGRIYIFPKDFDEGIEKLNRVFGVVSYSPATSTNTNYEDIDETLAEYTKDLIAEGILDENTKFAIKCRRVGKHDFTSQEMAAHCGGVVRRVVLAPVDLTNPDLTIFVEVREDDTYIFHEKIRGPGGLPLGTQGKVVVLLSSGIDSPVAAYLMMKRGCEVVALHCNNDPFSGPKVTENFNLLVDQLNIYAKGTPIKRRVIDYGEYLSVAKEKAPEKMTCVLCKSGMYRIAEKLALKLGADAIVDGSSVGQVASQTLSNILATRYGVDMPILSPLIGLDKEEITEIAKKIGTFEISKIDDGGCSAVPRYPETRADLERVKKACEDMNQDAEIEKAFDNIRKLD; this is encoded by the coding sequence ATGAATCATGATTTAATTATCGCAAGATATGGTGAAATTGGGCTTAAAAGCCCTAAAATAAGGTCACGCTTTGAAAGAAAGCTAGTTAAAAATATTAAAGCTACTTTTGAATGCGATGTTGATAGAAACCAGGGAAGAATATACATTTTTCCAAAGGATTTTGACGAAGGAATTGAAAAGCTGAATCGGGTATTCGGTGTTGTATCTTACTCACCGGCCACTTCGACTAATACAAATTATGAAGATATCGATGAAACTTTGGCAGAATACACTAAAGATTTGATTGCTGAAGGAATTCTGGATGAAAACACCAAATTTGCAATTAAATGCCGTCGTGTAGGAAAGCATGACTTTACTTCACAGGAAATGGCAGCTCACTGTGGTGGAGTTGTAAGACGTGTTGTTTTGGCACCTGTTGATTTGACAAATCCTGATTTGACAATTTTTGTTGAAGTGCGGGAAGATGATACTTATATTTTCCATGAAAAAATCAGAGGTCCTGGAGGATTGCCGTTAGGAACTCAGGGAAAAGTTGTAGTCTTGCTTTCAAGTGGTATTGACTCTCCAGTTGCAGCATATCTGATGATGAAAAGGGGTTGTGAAGTTGTAGCTTTGCACTGTAATAATGATCCATTTTCAGGTCCAAAAGTTACTGAAAACTTTAATTTATTGGTCGATCAGTTAAATATTTATGCTAAAGGCACTCCTATTAAAAGGAGAGTTATTGATTATGGAGAATATTTGAGTGTTGCTAAAGAAAAGGCTCCTGAGAAAATGACCTGTGTTTTATGCAAGTCAGGAATGTATAGGATAGCTGAAAAATTGGCTTTAAAATTAGGTGCCGATGCTATTGTGGATGGAAGCAGTGTAGGTCAAGTTGCTTCACAGACTTTATCAAACATATTGGCAACTAGATATGGTGTGGATATGCCTATTTTATCCCCATTAATTGGTTTGGATAAAGAGGAAATTACAGAAATTGCTAAAAAGATTGGAACCTTTGAAATATCTAAAATCGATGATGGTGGATGCAGTGCGGTTCCTAGATATCCTGAAACTCGTGCTGATTTGGAAAGAGTTAAAAAAGCATGTGAAGATATGAATCAGGATGCTGAAATCGAAAAGGCTTTTGATAATATTAGAAAACTCGATTGA